The stretch of DNA GATTACAGTTTTATGCCGCTCTCAGCAGGCCCAACAAGTTGCCCAGTCAAGCGTTGCCTGTTGCAGCTCCCACTGGGAAGCTTCAAAAATTACCGGCACCGGAATTGCCCCTAACCACACAGGCGTTGGTGCCTTCAGCATCGCCTCAGATTTCTCGGTTGGGTTATCAAGTTTCTATCAACGGTCGCACGTTGCCAGCCACTTGGAGTCAGTGGCGGGTGGGAAAGTCTGTCCGTACCGGAATTAGCGACGCCGGGATGAGTCAAACATTGGGGGTAGAGCTTTTAAATACTGGAGATGTCACCAGACAGCCGGTACAGTGGTTTTCCCGACCGGCAACGGAGCCGCTAATGTTGGCGACGCAGGCAGTGGGGTCGTATCGCTATCTAGATATTACTGATTTCGCCCAGAGAGCCGGTTGGCAGATGGAGGTAAAGGGCACCAAGCTCTTGATTTCCTCTAAGCCAGCGCAAGTGGCAGATATTCAACCAGCACTGCAACCGAGGGGTTCGCGCATGACGATCGAGATCGATCGTCCGACGCCGTGGCAAGTGAGAAAAGAGGGTGAAGAATTAGTCGTTACAATGGATGCAGTGGCTACTCCCGCTCTCCTCCAGCGTTTTTCTTCCGCTCCAGTACCGCTGCTACAGGCTCCGAAGCAAGGGAAGGTCGCAGAGAAGGACAGGGAAACAGAAGGAGAGATTCCCTCGATAGTTCCACTTCCCCATCGCTCGAAATTACCGACTCCAGTGGTGGAATCAATTCAGAACCAAACTCAAATCCGTATCAACATTCCAGCCGGTCTGTCTCCTCGCTTTTCCTCCCTACCCAACCCGAATCGATTGGTTATCGATTTTCTACCAGAGGCGATGGTAGAGCGAGATATTCTTTGGGCGAAAGGAATCCGCTGGAAACAGCAGTATGTGAGTTTGGGTTCTTCCCGATTTCCGGTGGTCGGACTGATATTGAATCCCCGTCTTCAGGGGGATGTCAACTTGCCCTTTTTTAAAATGAAACCGATCTGGAGCCATCCTTCCAAGATGGTGGGAGTCGCTCCCCTGAGCGAGACAGCCCAGATGTGGCACGCCTCGGCGGCAGTCAACGGGGGCTTTTTTAATCGCAAGAACCAGCTACCTTTAGGCGCAATTCGGCGGGATGGGCGCTGGTTATCCGGGCCGATTCTGAATCGAGGCGCGATTGCCTGGAATGATACGGGAGCAGTAAAAATTGGGCGTCTGGCACTCCAAGAAACTTTAATGACCGCAACGGGTGCGCGGTTGCCAATTCTTTTCCTCAACAGTGGCTACGTCAAGGCAGGCATTTCCCGCTATACCCCGGAGTGGGGAGCAACCTACACGCCTCTCATTGATGATGAAATCATTGTCGTTGTTCAGAACAACCAAGTCACGAGCCTTCTACCCGGAGGGATTGCAGGGAAAACTGCATTTCCCATTCCCCGCAATGGTTTCTTACTCACCCTACGCGCCAACCGAGGACCAGCCAGTTCTCTCCCGCTTGGTACGAAAGTATGGGTAGAGGGAGCTACTGTCCCTGCTGACTTTAACCGTTACCCGCACATTGTTGGTGCTGGTCCCCTTTTGTTGCAAAATCGGCAAATTGTGCTGAATGCCAAAGGCGAGCAATTTAGCGACGCTTTCGATAAGCAAGCCGCAATTCGCAGTGCAATTGGAACGACCGCAGACGGCAACCTAATGATTGTTGCCGTTCACAATCGCGTTGGTGGAACTGGGCCTACCTTGAGAGAAATGGCTGCCCTGATGCAAAAAATGGGTATCATTGACGCCCTCAACCTCGACGGTGGCAGCTCTACCAGCCTCTACTTAGGGGGGCAGCTCCTAGATCGCCCTCCCTCCAGTGCCGCCCGCGTTCACAACGGTCTTGGTATCTTCTTCCAGCCCACCCGGTAGTCGCTGATTTAGGATTTTTTTACGATTTAGCCAATTTGTCAACCGTTAAAACTTCTATGAAGACTTGATGTAGATTGCGAGGATTCAGTAGTTTACGGTTACAACAGCCTGGTTTGATTTGCTATGTTTGGCAAAGATTCCCTCAATGTGTCAGCGATCGCTCACTACAATTGTCCATTCTCAAAATGTATTCACCATGCTGACAAAGCAACGGTTTTAAGGAGAAACATCAATGGCTCAGGCGCAAGAAATTTCTCAAACTTCTGCCTTCCCTTTACCCAGTTCGATAGCCACCAACGGAATTGCTGCAACGGAATTGCGCCCTTGGGGTTCTTTCACGATTCTGGAAGAAGGGCGAGGCTACAAAATCAAGCGCATTGAAGTAAAGCCTGGTCACCGGCTCAGCCTGCAAATGCACTACCACCGTAGCGAACACTGGATCGTGGTTTCAGGCACAGCGAAGGTTGTTTGTGGCGAGCAAGAACTGACCCTTAGCAGCAATCAATCGACCTATGTTCCTCAATGCCATACTCATCGCCTAGAGAATCCTGGTGTCATTCCTTTGGTATTAATCGAGGTTCAGAATGGGGAATATTTAGGAGAAGATGACATTGTTCGTTTTCAAGATGACTACTCCCGCAGTCAGCAAAAAAAGTAGGCTAGGGTTCAAAGTTGGGTAGCTCGACGAGCGACTACCCGATTTCAGTATTTTTTTGAAATCAAATTTTCTAGGGCGTTCTTCCATAATCAGGTGGGAGTCGCCCTAAATTGTTTCCAAAGGGTATGCGATCGCGCCGCAGTCCAATTCTATCTTTCATTCATCTATTGCATTCCCACGGCTCTTGTCATTCCCGGACGAGCCAGGAGTCATCTAAAGCGAGACGAGTGTTTCTACTCAGTGAGACCTGTGAAACTGGACAAGTTTTCTGATTTCTCTTGCAGGGGTAGCGGTTGGGCGTTAAAACATCTAAGGCTGGCAAGCAAAACCAGAGCCTTGGGGACTAATCTAGAATAACTGCCAGAACACTGCATCTACCTCATGCTGGGAAAAACGCTCAGTGGTCGCTACCAAATCATCAAACACTTGGGAGGCGGGGGGTTTGGTCAAACTTACCTTGCCGAAGATCAGCAGCTACCGGGCAATCCACAATGTGTCGTTAAGCAACTCAAACCCAAGGCTAACGATTCATTAACGTTGGAGGTAGCTAGACGTTTATTCGATCGGGAAGTTCAAGTCCTCTATCGCTTAGGTAATCACAATCAAATTCCTCAACTTTTAGCTCATTTTGAGGAGGAGCAAGAGTTTTATTTAGTACAAGAATTCATCGAAGGGCACGAACTCAAGCAAGAATTACCTGTTGGGAAGCAACTGAGAGAGGACTTCGTCATTGTTCTTTTACAAGACCTCTTAGAAGTCTTAGCGTTTGTCCATCAGCAAGATGTCATCCACCGGGATATTAAACCGTCAAACTTAATTAGGCGCAAGCAGGATGGCAAATTAGTCTTGATTGATTTTGGAGCCGTTAAAGAAGTTGGCACTGAGACAGTCAGTTCTTCAGGAGAGACAACTTTAACAGTGGTAATTGGTTCCCCCGGTTATATGGCAAACGAACAACTCAGCGGTAAACCCCGATTCAGTAGCGATATTTATGCTGTAGGTATGCTGGGAATTCAAGCCCTTACCGGATTACCGCCATCTCAACTGCCAGAAGACTCCAGAAACAGTGAAATTTTATGGCGCGATCGCCTGCCGGTCGGGACGCGGTATACCGTGCCCCTACTAGACGTTTTAGACAAGATGGTGCGCTATGACTACCGCCAACGCTACCAAACAGCAATAGAAGCTTTGCAGGCGCTCCAGCAGCTCAATACTGACTTAGTAACGCAGCCGATGACACCCCCTCCTTATAACATCAGGTCATCACCTACTGCTTCTTTGCTACCCGTCACGCAGACTCTGTCGATTCAAATCTCATCAGCAAGGCAACCGACAAACCAGAATTCTTCTGTGGCGATATCGGTCATTCAGAAAGCACCACCAAAGTCTGATGAAGAAGGGATTTCTACTATCCAAAACAAGGCTCCTGTACTAATAAGAATTGGCGCGGGTATTGCTACAGCTCTAGTTCTGACAGTCGGAATTTTCTATTTTCAAAGACCTCATACCATTGGAGAAAAACCACAAGAAATTGCTTTAGTCAACACCCTCCCCGGTCATGCAGGCGGCGTTACATCGATTGCAATTAGCCCGGATGGTCAGTTCCTTGTCAGTAGCAGTCTCGACCAGACGATTAAGATTAGAAACGTCCGCAGCAAAGAAATCATTCACACGCTGACCGGGCATTCAGGATATGTTTATTCTGTTGCCATCAGTTCGGATGGTCAGACCCTCGTGAGCGGGAGTGCCGATAAAACAATTAAGGTGTGGAACCTGCAAACAGGGGAACTGCTTCGCACCCTGAGGGGGCATTTAGGGGATGTGTATTCCGTTGCGATTAGCCGAGATGGGCGAACCCTTGTTAGCGGTAGTCAGGACAAAACCATCAAGGTGTGGAACCTGCAAACAGGTGAATTGGTGCGATCTCTGATCGGGGTAAAAGAAGGGCTAGATGAGGGTGTTCGGAATGTTGCCATTAGTCCAGATGGACAAACACTGGTCAGCAGTAACGTTTATGACATCAATGTGTGGAATTTGGAAACAGGCGGACTGCGCCGCACCTTTGGGGGACATATCGAGGCAGTGAGAGCGATCGCGATTAGCTCGAATGGTGAAACCCTAGCCAGTGGCAGTCCAGATGGAACTACAAAATTATGGAATTTACAAACAGGCAAACTGCTGAATACGTTTCCTCATGGATCTCGATTGCCAAATGGCTCTTTTTCTGGAGGAGTGTATGCGGTTGCCCTCAGTCCAGATGGTCAGATGCTCTTTAGTGGCAGTGGTACTAAGGAAAACAGCCTAAAATTGTGGAATCGGCGGACTGGAGAATTGATTCGCACCCTGGCGGGACATTCCAACACGATTTTCGCAATTGCGATTAGTCCGGATGGGCAGACGATTTACAGTAGTAGCCTGGATGGAACCATTAAGGTTTGGAGCGTGCCTTAAAGCTAGAAGCTTGGGAAAATAAGGGTAGAGAATCAAGGCTGAGGAAACAAGAGGGCGAAAAGCGATCGCGCTCATGCGAAGCGAGGGGTTAGCCTAGCGCTGACTTGTCAGTTCGCGTACTCTGTGGATTTCCCGATTCCCAAGGCTAAACTATCAGACAACTACACTGTACAAATGTCATGCTGGGAAAAACGCTCAGTGGTCGCTATTACATCGTCAAACACTTGGGAGGCGGGGGTTTTGGTCAAACTTACCTGGCTGAAGATCGGCAGCTACCCGGAAATCCACTGTGTGTTGTTAAGCAACTTAAACCCCAAGCTACCGACCCCTTAACTTTACAAGTATCACAGCGTTTATTCGATCGAGAAGCCCAAGTCCTCTACAAGCTGGGAAAACACGATCAAATTCCCCAACTTTTGGCTCATTTTGAACAAGAGCAAGAGTTCTATTTAGTACAAGAATTTATCGAAGGGCATGAACTCAAGCAAGATTTACCTGTTGGTAAGCATCTGAGTGAAAATCAGGTAATGACTCTCTGTGGAGACATTTTAAAAATATTAGAATTTGTTCATCAGCAAGAGGTCATTCATCGCGATATCAAACCTTCAAATTTAATTAGGCGCAGACAAGATGGAAAGATCGTTTTAATTGACTTTGGGGCAGTTAAACAAGTTAGCGCTCAAAAAACTAACTTTGAAGGGAACACTACTTTAACGATTGCGATTGGTTCGCCCGGTTACATGGCGAACGAACAACTCGGTGGCAAACCGCGATTTTGCAGCGATATCTATGCAGTGGGAATGATTGGTATTCAAGCAATTACAGGAATACCACCCAGCCAGTTACCAGAAGATCCGACAACCAGCGAGATGATTTGGCGGGATAAGGTACAAGCCAGCCAGCCGTTCGCAGATGTTTTAGACAAAATGGTGCGCTATGACCACCGTCAACGCTACCAAACAGCAACAGAAGCTTTGCAAGCACTTCAATGGGTTAATTCCCAAATGTCAACGGGGGCTTATCATGTGCCACCCACACAAACCCTAACGCCTCCAGCAGCCACGAATCAACCAATTGTCACTTCTACACTATTACCTCAAACCGACCCATCTCAGCCACAAACAATCCAGGATGCTGTTGCTGAGTTATCAACATCCTCGGTCGATACACCCATTAGCAATGCTGGTTTTGCGACTCCTCGAAATAAACCTCATTGGCTGATCGGAATTGGAGTCGGTCTTGCCACTGCTTTCGCTCTAACAGCGGGGATTTACTACTTTCCGAAACAAAATAATTCATCACCCTTATTACAAATTGCAAATAGTCCATCACCGTCGTTGCAAAAACTTAATAATTCTTGGGATCGGGTAGAAAATATTGCTTTAGCCAATACTTTTATTGGAAATTCAAAAAATGTTTATTCGGTTGCGATTAGCCCGGATGGTCAAACCCTCGCAAGCGGTGGTGATGACAATACTATCAAGCTGTGGAATTTAGAGACGAGACAACAACTGCAAACCCTCAAAGGTCATTCAGACTGGGTTTATTCTATCGCCTTCAGCCCTGATGGGCAGAAGATAGCAAGTAGTAGTGGTGACGGAACTATTAAAGTGTGGAATTTGCACTCTGGGCAACTACTGCAAACCCTCAAATCAGGGCCTGAAGACCGGGTTTTTTCGATTGCGATTAGCCCAGATGGACAAACTCTCGCCAGTGGGAGTAAGGACAAGACAATCAAGCTGTGGAATTTGGGCACGGGGCAACTGAAAACTACTCTCAAGGGTCATTCAGGCTTTATTTTATCGGTTGCGATCGCTCAAAATGGACAAACCCTTGTCAGTGGCAGCGATGACAAAACAATCAAAGTGTGGAATCTGTCCACAGGTACCCTGATTAGCACCGTCTCTGAGCCTTCAAACAATGGTGTTCCTGCTGTCGCTATTAGCCCAGATGGTCGGATTCTCGCCACTAGCAACATTTACGACAAAATTTATCTATGGGATCTGCAAGAACTTTTGAAGGGTTGTAAAAGCGCACAGCCATGTAGCCCTACACGGACTATCTTTGCCCATAAAGACTATGTTAATTCGGTTGCTTTCAGTCCCGATGGGCAGACTCTCGCGAGTGGAAGTCGGGACAAGACAATCAAGCTGTGGAATCCACAAACAGGAGAGCTAAAAAGCCCGATTTCTAACCATTCAGGCGCTGTTAATTCTGTTACTTTTAGTCCTGATGGGAAAACCCTGGTCAGCAATGGTGAGGAGGGGAAAATCGAGGTTTGGCAATCGTCGCCCTAAAAGATTGAGGATCTTGAGATAACTTTTCTAGAAAGCCTAGAAAGCGATCGCCCTAAAACATTCACTATTTTTCTTGCAGCTTTTCTAAATCCTGGATAGTCAGACTCATGGGAACCTCCTTCTGCACCGAGCTGAGGCTATAGCTATCGTATCCTCAATTGCTAAACCTACAATTTGCCAAAATGGGATTGTGAACCATTCAACGAAACAATTGACTCAGCGCCCTATTTATCTCGATTGCCATGCAACGACACCTCTTGATGAGCGGGTGTTAGCGGCAATGCTGCCTTACTTTACCGAGCATTTTGGCAACCCTGCCAGTATTACCCATGTCTATGGCTGGGAAGCGGAAGCTGCTGTCAAACAAGCGAGAGCAATTTTGGCAGACGCGATTAACGCCACACCGGAAGAAATTGTCTTTACCAGCGGTGCGACGGAGGCAAATAATTTAGCAATTAAGGGCGTCGCGGAAGCTTATTTTCAAAAAGGACGCCACATTATTACTGTAGAGACGGAACATAATGCGGTTCTCGATCCTTGTGATTATTTGCGATCGCTTGGTTTTGAGGTGACTTTCCTCCCCGTCCAAAGCGATGGACTTATTGATTTAACCCAGTTAGAGAAAGCGATTCGTCCGGACACGATTTTAGTTTCGGTGATGGCGGCGAATAACGAAATTGGAGTTATACAGCCGTTAGCAGAGATTGGGGCAATTTGTCGCCAGCATCAGGTACTTTTCCATACTGATGCAGCCCAAGCAATTGCCAAAATTCCCCTAAATGTAGCGGCGATGAACATCGATCTGATGTCAATGACTGCCCATAAAGTCTATGGTCCTAAAGGAATTGGCGCTCTTTACGTCCGACGCCGCAACCCCAGAGTCCAAATGGCACCCCAAATGCATGGAGGCGGACATGAGCGGGGGATGCGCTCTGGTACTCTTTATACACCACAAATTGTTGGGTTTGCCAAGGCCGTAGAACTCGGACTCACGGAAATGGAATCGCACACGCAACGCCTCGTCCAGCTACGGGAACGCCTATGGCAGCAACTGAGCGGTTTGACAGGGATTCATTTAAATGGACATCCTACCCAGCGACTACCAGGAAACCTTAATATCAGTGTCGAGGGTGTAGATGGAGCGGCGCTAGTGCTGGGATTGCAACCAGTGGTGGCAGTATCTTCTGGATCGGCTTGTACCTCTGTCAAAGTGTCTCCCTCTCACGTTCTGACAGCGCTGGGACGCTCGGAGCTGCTGGCTTATGCGTCGGTGCGGTTTGGGATTGGAAGGCAGAATACAGCGGAGGAGATCGATCGAGTCGCACAGCACGCGATCGCGACGATTTCCAGTCTGCGTAAGCAAGCTTCGATTGTCGGTTAAGCGACCCAATCTGCAAACTTAGGCAGAGAAAGTTCTGGCTAACGCTACTGCCAATCTAAGTTACGTCCGATCGGCGTAACAGCGCGATATAATACATCACAATAGAAGCAATTGCGGATCGAGGCTCCATCGGGTTGCCCCTCGTGTGAACCTGTCATGGTGGCGCTCGCGCAGCTAGCTTTTCTTTGAGACTTTCTGTTCATTCTTGGCAAAGTCCAGCGTTCAGCCTTTTTGAAAAAGGATGGCACTGGCAACTTAAATTCATCGGGGAAGAGTTGACCCAGCTTGTCGGTTACTGATTCCAGTGACTATGGGCGATCGCACCTTTATTCTCTCTAGGTAGGGGCGGGTTTAGAATCTATCCCTGCTGTCATTGAACCAGAAGGTAAAACAAAACCGGCCCGTACAGAGTTGTTTCTGGCTGACACTGTTATTTTTTTTGAGCAAAAGTGAGAGTCACCTCGAAAGGATGAAGGATGTAGGGCGTAGACCGAAGGTCTTCTCGAAGAGCAGCCCTTCGTTGTACCCCGAAGGGTACGGAAGGATAAATGTATACATTCCATTCCGCCTTCTGCCAGTGAGCAACTTCCGCCTGTCTGTTGTGCCTAAGCTTGCTGCAAATTTTGAGGAAATTGAATGCCAAAGCAAATTATCATCGCAGAGCAGCATCGAATTGCTGCCGTATTTTGGGAAGATCAAATTCAAGAACTCGTCGTTGCGACTGGCAACCATCAAGTTGGAGACATTTATCTTGGCGTTGTTGAAAATGTCTTACCTGGGATAGATGCCGCCTTTGTGAACATCGGAGATACAGAGCGCAATGGCTTTATTCATGTTACTGACTTGGGGCCGTTGCGGCTAAAACGCTCTGCCGGTGCGATTACAGAACTGCTGACACCCCAGCAGAAAGTCTTGGTACAAGTGATGAAAGAGCCGACGGGCAACAAAGGCCCTCGGCTGACCGGAAACGTCAGCTTACCCGGACGCTATGTCGTGTTGATGCCCTTCGGACGGGGTGTAAGTCTCTCGCGGCAAATCAAGAGTGAAAGCGAACGCAACCGCCTGAGAGCCTTAGCGGTTCTGATTAAACCCGCAGGCATGGGGCTGATCGTGCGGACAGAAGCGGAAGGACGGTCCGAAGAAGCCATCATTGAAGATTTGGAGTCTTTGCAAAAACAGTGGGAGGCAATTCAGCAAGAGGTAAACTCCACTAGGGCACCAGCACTATTGAATCGGGACGATGATTTTATTCAGCGCGTCCTGCGAGATATGTACAGTGCGGAAGTCAATCGCATCGTGGTTGATTCCCATACGGGAGTCAAACGAGTCAAGCAATACTTACTGAGCTGGAGCGGAGGGCGATCGCCTGAAGGGGTTTTGATTGACCATCACCGCGAGCGTCTGCCGATTTTAGAATACTTCCGCGTCAATGCCGCGATTCGAGAGGCCCTCAAGCCCAGAGTCGATCTTCCTTCCGGTGGCTACATTATCATTCAACCGACGGAAGCATTGACGGTCATCGATGTTAACTCCGGTTCCTTTACTCGCTCCGCAACAGCCCGCGAAACGGTTCTGTGGACAAACAGCGAGGCAGCAACGGAAATTGCTCGCCAACTAAGGCTTCGGAATATCGCCGGTGTCATTATTGTTGACTTTATTGACATGGATCAGCGGCGAGACCAGCTGCAAGTGCTGGAACACTTTAACAAGGCACTGAAAGTAGATAAAGCAAGACCGCAGATTGCTCAACTCTCAGAACTCGGCTTAGTAGAACTGACCCGCAAGCGTCAAGGTCAAAATATTTACGAATTGTTTAGTCAGGCGTGTCCGACTTGCGGCGGCTTGGGGCATCAAGTTCGCCTTCCCGGTGAGCCTGCCCGAAATGGCGGGGAAATTGCCGAGCATTCTGTGCCAGTGCCTGTAAGGGAAGTCCGGACGGCACCTTATCGAAACGAACGAAACGAACGAAACGAACTTGGCGTCCGGGAAATGCCCCTCCCAGACATCCGTGAAAGTCGCAGCGAAGCCTTAGATTTAGCTGTTGATGATGATGATGATGATGACGCAATGGATTTGATGCATCATCCCAGTTATCAGGAACGGGGAGGAGTCAATAACAATAATCGCCGTCGTCGTCGCCGCCGTATTGGCGAACCTCCTGCAAGAGAGGAAATCACTAAAAATCCCGTTCGAGTCTCGACTTCTCCGCCACTGGTGAATCATTTCAGACAGAGTCCGGTGGCAGAACCAGAAGTATCCAGAGATACCGAGGTATTTACAGCAGCGCCATTGCCCGTTTTACCCGCTGTGGAAGAAGGTCGTCGGGCGTCAAGACCGGAGCGTCCTAAGCCTTCCAGGCAGGAAGTTGAACCGCCGGAGATTGTTTCGATTGAAATGACCCCAGAGCAACAAGATATCTATGCTTTAATGGGAATTTCTCCGTTGGTACTCCTGAATCGGCAGGTCAAAAATCCTAAATCAGCGATTGTTTCTGTCACCTTACCCGGAGAGTCTGCCCAAACTGCACCTGCACCGTCTGTAGAACCAAACAGGGAAGCTGTCAGCGTCATAGATAACATCATAGATAGGGATATTCCTGGCGTTGAGTCCGCGCTTGACGAGAAATTCTCTTATATATCCTCCGCCTACGAGGAAGATGAGATGAGAGATGGGGGAGATGAGACAACGGACGAGGAACCACCAACTCAGTTGGTGATGCCTGTGGTAATGCCCGAACCCGAAGTTCCTAGCGAAGAAGACACTGTGGAGAGTGCTTCTTCTGCATCCTCTAATGAAGCCGAAAGTAGCCCCGTGATAAACCGGCGGCGTCGTCGTCGGTCTTCTGCAACGGAGGCTTCTGAAGGCTGAAGGATGTTAGCGAAGCGGCGCTAACGCGCCGGATGAAGGATGAAACGAGAAAGACTGTAGGTATTTACCTAAAAATTCAGTTCCATACTGTTATGATTCATCCTTCATTCGTCAGAAGCTAAATTCTCAAGGAGTCAACGATCGTGTCGCCGCAAGTGCAAAATGCCCCCGCCGTCGTAAAGCGAATCCGCAAACCAAATTTCAACCCAGCCGATCTGCCAGAGTTAGCTGGCGATTGGGAACTGGTTGCCGGAGTGGATGAAGTGGGGCGCGGGGCTTTATTTGGGCCAGTGGTGGCAGCGGCTGTAATTTTACCAAAGTCTGCTTTTGAGGAACTTGCAGCCGCTGGGGTTAGAGACAGCAAACAGCTGTCTAGCTATCGGCGCAGCAAACTGGCAGAACACATTCAAGCGATCGCGCTTGACTGGAAAATCGGCTATGCCAACAATCAGGAAATTGACCAGATCAACATCTTGCAGGCGTCGTTATTGGCAATGAAGCGGGCTGTCACTAAGCTAAAGGTACAGCCGCAGATGTGTCTGGTTGATGGGAAGTGGTCGCTGCCAGACTTGGC from Coleofasciculus sp. FACHB-T130 encodes:
- a CDS encoding phosphomannose isomerase type II C-terminal cupin domain, with the protein product MAQAQEISQTSAFPLPSSIATNGIAATELRPWGSFTILEEGRGYKIKRIEVKPGHRLSLQMHYHRSEHWIVVSGTAKVVCGEQELTLSSNQSTYVPQCHTHRLENPGVIPLVLIEVQNGEYLGEDDIVRFQDDYSRSQQKK
- a CDS encoding Rne/Rng family ribonuclease → MPKQIIIAEQHRIAAVFWEDQIQELVVATGNHQVGDIYLGVVENVLPGIDAAFVNIGDTERNGFIHVTDLGPLRLKRSAGAITELLTPQQKVLVQVMKEPTGNKGPRLTGNVSLPGRYVVLMPFGRGVSLSRQIKSESERNRLRALAVLIKPAGMGLIVRTEAEGRSEEAIIEDLESLQKQWEAIQQEVNSTRAPALLNRDDDFIQRVLRDMYSAEVNRIVVDSHTGVKRVKQYLLSWSGGRSPEGVLIDHHRERLPILEYFRVNAAIREALKPRVDLPSGGYIIIQPTEALTVIDVNSGSFTRSATARETVLWTNSEAATEIARQLRLRNIAGVIIVDFIDMDQRRDQLQVLEHFNKALKVDKARPQIAQLSELGLVELTRKRQGQNIYELFSQACPTCGGLGHQVRLPGEPARNGGEIAEHSVPVPVREVRTAPYRNERNERNELGVREMPLPDIRESRSEALDLAVDDDDDDDAMDLMHHPSYQERGGVNNNNRRRRRRRIGEPPAREEITKNPVRVSTSPPLVNHFRQSPVAEPEVSRDTEVFTAAPLPVLPAVEEGRRASRPERPKPSRQEVEPPEIVSIEMTPEQQDIYALMGISPLVLLNRQVKNPKSAIVSVTLPGESAQTAPAPSVEPNREAVSVIDNIIDRDIPGVESALDEKFSYISSAYEEDEMRDGGDETTDEEPPTQLVMPVVMPEPEVPSEEDTVESASSASSNEAESSPVINRRRRRRSSATEASEG
- a CDS encoding serine/threonine-protein kinase, which gives rise to MLGKTLSGRYQIIKHLGGGGFGQTYLAEDQQLPGNPQCVVKQLKPKANDSLTLEVARRLFDREVQVLYRLGNHNQIPQLLAHFEEEQEFYLVQEFIEGHELKQELPVGKQLREDFVIVLLQDLLEVLAFVHQQDVIHRDIKPSNLIRRKQDGKLVLIDFGAVKEVGTETVSSSGETTLTVVIGSPGYMANEQLSGKPRFSSDIYAVGMLGIQALTGLPPSQLPEDSRNSEILWRDRLPVGTRYTVPLLDVLDKMVRYDYRQRYQTAIEALQALQQLNTDLVTQPMTPPPYNIRSSPTASLLPVTQTLSIQISSARQPTNQNSSVAISVIQKAPPKSDEEGISTIQNKAPVLIRIGAGIATALVLTVGIFYFQRPHTIGEKPQEIALVNTLPGHAGGVTSIAISPDGQFLVSSSLDQTIKIRNVRSKEIIHTLTGHSGYVYSVAISSDGQTLVSGSADKTIKVWNLQTGELLRTLRGHLGDVYSVAISRDGRTLVSGSQDKTIKVWNLQTGELVRSLIGVKEGLDEGVRNVAISPDGQTLVSSNVYDINVWNLETGGLRRTFGGHIEAVRAIAISSNGETLASGSPDGTTKLWNLQTGKLLNTFPHGSRLPNGSFSGGVYAVALSPDGQMLFSGSGTKENSLKLWNRRTGELIRTLAGHSNTIFAIAISPDGQTIYSSSLDGTIKVWSVP
- a CDS encoding IscS subfamily cysteine desulfurase; the encoded protein is MTQRPIYLDCHATTPLDERVLAAMLPYFTEHFGNPASITHVYGWEAEAAVKQARAILADAINATPEEIVFTSGATEANNLAIKGVAEAYFQKGRHIITVETEHNAVLDPCDYLRSLGFEVTFLPVQSDGLIDLTQLEKAIRPDTILVSVMAANNEIGVIQPLAEIGAICRQHQVLFHTDAAQAIAKIPLNVAAMNIDLMSMTAHKVYGPKGIGALYVRRRNPRVQMAPQMHGGGHERGMRSGTLYTPQIVGFAKAVELGLTEMESHTQRLVQLRERLWQQLSGLTGIHLNGHPTQRLPGNLNISVEGVDGAALVLGLQPVVAVSSGSACTSVKVSPSHVLTALGRSELLAYASVRFGIGRQNTAEEIDRVAQHAIATISSLRKQASIVG
- a CDS encoding protein kinase; translated protein: MLGKTLSGRYYIVKHLGGGGFGQTYLAEDRQLPGNPLCVVKQLKPQATDPLTLQVSQRLFDREAQVLYKLGKHDQIPQLLAHFEQEQEFYLVQEFIEGHELKQDLPVGKHLSENQVMTLCGDILKILEFVHQQEVIHRDIKPSNLIRRRQDGKIVLIDFGAVKQVSAQKTNFEGNTTLTIAIGSPGYMANEQLGGKPRFCSDIYAVGMIGIQAITGIPPSQLPEDPTTSEMIWRDKVQASQPFADVLDKMVRYDHRQRYQTATEALQALQWVNSQMSTGAYHVPPTQTLTPPAATNQPIVTSTLLPQTDPSQPQTIQDAVAELSTSSVDTPISNAGFATPRNKPHWLIGIGVGLATAFALTAGIYYFPKQNNSSPLLQIANSPSPSLQKLNNSWDRVENIALANTFIGNSKNVYSVAISPDGQTLASGGDDNTIKLWNLETRQQLQTLKGHSDWVYSIAFSPDGQKIASSSGDGTIKVWNLHSGQLLQTLKSGPEDRVFSIAISPDGQTLASGSKDKTIKLWNLGTGQLKTTLKGHSGFILSVAIAQNGQTLVSGSDDKTIKVWNLSTGTLISTVSEPSNNGVPAVAISPDGRILATSNIYDKIYLWDLQELLKGCKSAQPCSPTRTIFAHKDYVNSVAFSPDGQTLASGSRDKTIKLWNPQTGELKSPISNHSGAVNSVTFSPDGKTLVSNGEEGKIEVWQSSP
- a CDS encoding phosphodiester glycosidase family protein, coding for MIRRTTSQSETFDGVAGIIAPGRLIAFSLPSIIALSVYMATSSPVGSTKEPVLKARESEEKSQIAPPTAKQIPVAPHKLPPKGLQFYAALSRPNKLPSQALPVAAPTGKLQKLPAPELPLTTQALVPSASPQISRLGYQVSINGRTLPATWSQWRVGKSVRTGISDAGMSQTLGVELLNTGDVTRQPVQWFSRPATEPLMLATQAVGSYRYLDITDFAQRAGWQMEVKGTKLLISSKPAQVADIQPALQPRGSRMTIEIDRPTPWQVRKEGEELVVTMDAVATPALLQRFSSAPVPLLQAPKQGKVAEKDRETEGEIPSIVPLPHRSKLPTPVVESIQNQTQIRINIPAGLSPRFSSLPNPNRLVIDFLPEAMVERDILWAKGIRWKQQYVSLGSSRFPVVGLILNPRLQGDVNLPFFKMKPIWSHPSKMVGVAPLSETAQMWHASAAVNGGFFNRKNQLPLGAIRRDGRWLSGPILNRGAIAWNDTGAVKIGRLALQETLMTATGARLPILFLNSGYVKAGISRYTPEWGATYTPLIDDEIIVVVQNNQVTSLLPGGIAGKTAFPIPRNGFLLTLRANRGPASSLPLGTKVWVEGATVPADFNRYPHIVGAGPLLLQNRQIVLNAKGEQFSDAFDKQAAIRSAIGTTADGNLMIVAVHNRVGGTGPTLREMAALMQKMGIIDALNLDGGSSTSLYLGGQLLDRPPSSAARVHNGLGIFFQPTR